Proteins co-encoded in one Streptomyces sp. JH34 genomic window:
- the hisH gene encoding imidazole glycerol phosphate synthase subunit HisH, producing MSDKKKIVVFDYGFGNVRSAERALAHVGGDVEITRDFDTAMNADGLLVPGVGAFSACMAGLKKARGEWIIGRRLSGGRPVMGICVGMQILFERGIEHGVETEGLDEWPGTVGPLQADVVPHMGWNTVEPPEGSQLFAGLDAEARYYFVHSYAAHDWSLEVTNDKIRAPKVTWATHGERFVAAVENGALWATQFHPEKSGDAGAQLLTNWIETL from the coding sequence GTGAGCGACAAGAAGAAGATCGTCGTCTTCGACTACGGCTTCGGCAACGTACGGTCCGCCGAGCGGGCCCTCGCCCACGTCGGCGGGGACGTGGAGATCACCCGCGACTTCGACACCGCGATGAACGCCGACGGGCTGCTCGTCCCCGGCGTCGGCGCCTTCTCCGCCTGCATGGCGGGCCTGAAGAAGGCGCGCGGCGAATGGATCATCGGCCGCAGGCTGTCCGGCGGCCGGCCCGTCATGGGCATCTGCGTCGGGATGCAGATCCTGTTCGAGCGCGGCATCGAGCACGGCGTCGAGACGGAAGGCCTCGACGAGTGGCCCGGCACCGTCGGACCGCTGCAGGCCGACGTCGTGCCGCACATGGGCTGGAACACCGTCGAGCCACCCGAGGGCTCCCAGCTCTTCGCGGGCCTGGACGCCGAGGCGCGTTACTACTTCGTGCACTCCTACGCGGCGCACGACTGGTCCCTCGAAGTGACCAACGACAAGATCCGCGCCCCCAAGGTCACTTGGGCCACGCACGGAGAGCGGTTCGTGGCCGCCGTCGAGAACGGCGCGCTGTGGGCCACCCAGTTCCACCCCGAGAAGTCCGGCGATGCCGGCGCCCAGCTGCTGACCAACTGGATCGAGACGC